The following coding sequences lie in one Spinacia oleracea cultivar Varoflay chromosome 1, BTI_SOV_V1, whole genome shotgun sequence genomic window:
- the LOC110806063 gene encoding uncharacterized protein codes for MADDIIERYSNLHLEDEETDLIDLSGVESPETDGRVSLMLVGRLLTDRAYNFEAFKRTMCQVWGLVGKVIIRTLGSGKFLFQFFHWREKEKVMMGRPWCFEQSLLILNEVIGNEQPMDVVLNKSPFWVRIENLPFNCRSDAHVREAAINLGEMLEIEEDILGIEKDRRIRVLMDVSKPLRRTQKIVNREGRAVRVNFKYERLPFFCFMCGMMGHSDKDCLKVPEEQQKRGPGWSVNLKASPRKGRMHNIEEVKEITAARRTLFVPKPNSVVLTNVDKKDTGEEANKPGRPGSFKVVEEGGKQVVEEKERSGEVEVETTQNLNALSVSGVGAIIQKPTNRLRKVKKITRSKVFDAGGVVLSGALSSLNGKRKMQTDGDDVIMEERLDAGQRLKTSIVGVVFQQDIQVAAVGEVRPREQQ; via the exons ATGGCCGATGATATCATTGAACGGTACTCGAATTTGCATCTGGAGGATGAGGAGACAGACCTAATCGATCTCAGTGGAGTCGAATCGCCGGAAACTGATGGGAGAGTCTCTCTAATGCTGGTAGGGAGGTTATTGACGGATAGGGCTTATAACTTTGAAGCGTTCAAACGAACGATGTGCCAAGTCTGGGGTTTGGTTGGGAAGGTTATAATTCGTACTCTCGGCTCGGGTAAATTTCTGTTTCAGTTCTTCCATTGGCGTGAGAAGGAGAAGGTGATGATGGGTAGACCCTGGTGCTTTGAACAAAGTTTACTCATTCTCAATGAAGTAATAGGGAATGAACAGCCGATGGACGTAGTGCTGAACAAATCCCCGTTCTGGGTCCGTATTGAAAATTTACCTTTTAACTGTCGCTCGGATGCACACGTTAGGGAGGCGGCAATAAATTTAGGGGAAATGCTGGAGATTGAGGAGGATATCCTGGGCATTGAGAAGGATAGGAGGATTAGGGTTCTGATGGATGTTTCGAAACCGCTTCGCAGGACCCAAAAAATTGTTAACAGAGAAGGAAGGGCGGTTAGAGTGAACTTCAAATATGAGAGACTCCCTTTCTTTTGCTTCATGTGTGGGATGATGGGCCATAGTGACAAGGATTGCTTAAAGGTTCCAGAGGAACAACAGAAACGGGGTCCAGGGTGGAGTGTCAACCTTAAAGCATCTCCCAGGAAAGGCAGAATGCACAACATAGAGGAGGTTAAGGAAATAACAGCTGCCAGGAGGACTTTGTTCGTGCCTAAACCGAACTCAGTGGTGCTTACAAACGTGGACAAGAAAGATACGGGTGAAGAAGCAAACAAGCCAGGGCGACCAGGAAGTTTCAAGGTGGTGGAAGAGGGTGGTAAGCAGGTGGTAGAGGAGAAGGAACGGAGTGGAGAGGTGGAGGTGGAAACTACTCAGAATCTGAATGCTCTTTCAGTTTCAGGTGTGGGTGCTATAATTCAGAAG CCCACAAACAGGCTGAGGAAAGTAAAGAAAATAACAAGGTCGAAGGTTTTTGATGCTGGTGGGGTGGTGCTAAGTGGAGCGTTGTCTTCCCTCAATGGGAAGAGAAAGATGCAGACAGATGGGGACGACGTGATTATGGAGGAAAGGCTGGATGCGGGACAAAGGCTCAAAACAAGTATTGTGGGAGTGGTTTTCCAACAGGATATTCAAGTAGCGGCGGTTGGGGAGGTCCGACCCCGCGAACAACAATGA